A region from the Linepithema humile isolate Giens D197 chromosome 1, Lhum_UNIL_v1.0, whole genome shotgun sequence genome encodes:
- the LOC105674390 gene encoding uncharacterized protein: MEAHARAPEPLTKDGDMARNWQSWKEDFIIFMKVTGYIDKPNELRANLLKNRIGKVGIDAIQAMSFDNPQDKDDMEILITKLENYFNPPKKEVIERYNFFTRAKKQNESIEQYINILKEKAKTCNFNDMTDSIIRDKIMLDTHDKILRKKFFEVDNLDLQKLVMIYNDYNINTEKMKQITKENKMQSENPTPSKQVDNNIKKDVTNIKKDVTNIKKGCWRCSTMHPQGKCPAWGSKCTKCGDTNHFTHCCKGPKNNSKADDDKVNKNLLDAMAKLKPVSKNNNKWNNQADYEAMDSINKMTSLPDIPKTSCGAANSSFNSDITSDFVMLNAPSTSSNLRHNNTTNQPAFLSSDTQYNYSDVKGASARMTTDVKGASARMATDSSNKCEKIYHTTMHANTPHRSNNTFKSIPRSTNASQFQHTQKYKHHEKKNSDEDCVLS, encoded by the exons ATGGAAGCACATGCACGTGCTCCTGAACCTTTAACAAAGGATGGTGACATGGCCAGAAATTGGCAAAGCTGGAAGGAagatttcattatatttatgaaagtaACCGGATACATCGATAAACCGAATGAACTCCGTGCAAATCTCTTAAAAAATCGAATTGGAAAAGTTGGCATTGATGCCATACAAGCTATGTCTTTTGATAATCCACAAGATAAAGATGACATGGAGATATTGATTACAAAActtgaaaactattttaatcCACCAAAAAAAGAAGTGATTGaacgatataatttttttaccagaGCAAAGAAACAGAATGAATCTATTGAAcagtatataaatatcttaaaa GAGAAGGCTAAAACTTGCAATTTCAACGACATGACAGATAGCATcatacgagacaaaattaTGCTTGATACACATGACAAAATActtcgtaaaaaattttttgaagtaGACAATTTAGATCTACAGAAGCTGGTGATGATTTACAATGATTATAATATCAACACTGAAAAGATGAAACAGATtactaaagaaaataaaatgcaatctgAAAATCCTACACCATCAAAGCAAgtggataataatataaagaaagatgttactaatataaagaaagatgTTACTAATATAAAGAAAGGTTGTTGGAGATGCAGCACTATGCATCCACAAGGAAAATGTCCCGCTTGGGGATCAAAGTGTACAAAATGTGGCGACACAAATCACTTTACTCATTGTTGTAAGGGtcctaaaaataattctaaagcAGATGACGACAAG gtgaataaaaatttactggaTGCAATGGCAAAACTGAAACCTGTATCAAAG AATAATAACAAATGGAATAATCAAGCAGATTACGAAGCTATggattcaataaataaaatg ACCAGTCTTCCAGATATTCCGAAAACATCTTGCGGTGCTGCAAATTCATCTTTCAACAGTGACATTACTTCTGACTTTGTAATGTTAAATGCGCCTAGTACAAGTTCAAATTTACGACATAATAATACTACAAATCAACCAGCATTTTTGTCTAGCGATACAC aatataattattcggATGTAAAAGGAGCCAGTGCTAGAATGACCACCGATGTAAAAGGAGCCAGTGCCAGAATGGCCACCGATTCATCCAACAAGTGTGAAAAGATTTATCAT ACAACAATGCATGCAAATACTCCTCACAGATCaaacaatacttttaaaaGTATTCCAAGAAGTACAAATGCATCGCAGTTTCAACACACGCAGAAATATAAACACCATGAAAAGAAGAATTCGGACGAAGATTGTGTACTctcttaa
- the mRpL43 gene encoding large ribosomal subunit protein mL43 translates to MSNKHLFLKSGFPRAPFGLGIGRYVCQLQRITLKFCKNHGTSRGVRNFIEHDLINYAKENPGIVVYVKPRRHRHPVIVGEYLNGGRQWMNVANYTREDIIKWMELLRTQIHDSPSLRLRKLWHTDFPSIQGPWTPFTFRNAILNLAQFPNKELGAAIKLEPTATEQLIELFKAQQIKTENKTDSATDVQQDSDYVQKI, encoded by the exons ATGTcgaataaacatttatttctcaaatccGGATTTCCGCGAGCACCTTTTGGCCTCGGAATTGGACGTTATGTCTGTCAATTACAAagaataactttaaaattttgtaaaaatcacGGTACAAGTAGAGGCGTGAG aaatttcaTAGAACATGATTTGATTAACTATGCAAAAGAAAATCCAGGAATAGTTGTATATGTTAAACCAAGAAGGCACAGGCATCCAGTTATTGTTGGCGAATATT TAAATGGCGGTAGACAGTGGATGAATGTTGCCAATTATACTCGAGAAGATATCATAAAATGGATGGAGTTGTTGCGTACACAAATTCATGACAGTCCTTCGTTAAGATTGCGTAAACTATGGCATACAGACTTTCCATCAATCCAAGGGCCCTGGACACCATTTACATTTAGAAATGCAATATTGAATCTAGCACAATTTCCTAAT AAGGAGCTTGGTGCAGCTATTAAACTTGAGCCTACAGCAACGGAGCAACtcattgaattattcaaagCTCAGCAgattaaaactgaaaataagACAGATAGTGCTACAGATGTTCAGCAAGATTCTGACTATGTTCAgaagatataa